One Rhizobium acidisoli DNA window includes the following coding sequences:
- a CDS encoding MafI family immunity protein: MSRRFEEIESSFQCLMEAARTELSESECAEIQEYVDVGEYGLALRTAFAIYAEENKIASIAVRELIHRLASAMAIDVDQLLGRLPN, encoded by the coding sequence TTGTCGCGCAGATTTGAGGAAATCGAATCGTCATTCCAATGCTTAATGGAAGCAGCACGAACAGAGCTGTCTGAATCGGAATGTGCCGAGATACAGGAATATGTTGATGTCGGTGAGTACGGACTCGCGTTGAGAACAGCATTTGCGATTTATGCCGAGGAAAACAAGATCGCGAGCATTGCGGTAAGAGAATTGATTCATCGTTTGGCGAGCGCAATGGCTATTGACGTTGATCAATTGCTGGGGCGCTTACCGAATTGA